Within the Miscanthus floridulus cultivar M001 chromosome 2, ASM1932011v1, whole genome shotgun sequence genome, the region AGGGCGCCTGCCAACTTCTATCGCGTGCCCACCATCCTTGCTAGATGAAGCTGAGACTACACTTGCTGCATTGTAGAGAGAAAAAACTACTAATTAGATATTGGAAGCTTTAGAACGTTGCTGTGTTCTTCATTAGTAGAGACATTGTTGTTGTTATTTTCCTTACAAGAATTAACTAATTAGAAGTAAAGCTTGTTATCTTACCGTTGCTGTGCCGTCGTCCTTCCTGGCAGCGAGCTCATGTTCGCACTTCTCGTCGAGCATCTTGAGCACTTgtggatcaaacttgatactgTTGCCATGCATCACGACTTTGTCCAGATCGGGGATGAAAACCTTGCAGTCGAACTCGTCGAGGCAGTAAAGCATGGCGAGGAGCATGTATTCCAAGTGCACGAGACTGCAGCGAGAGCATGGCCAGAAACGCGAGTGTGCACGATCCCACGCTTGGCGGTCCTCATGGACGAGATGACAGCGAGCGCAAACAAAAGCGCCCGGCGGCAACGCATGCTCCGACTCCGGCGCCATGGAGTCCGGCACGAACTCGAGGGACTCCGGCACCATCTCGGAGTCCGGCGGGGAGGAGTCGTCCTTGGGCGCCACCTCCGACTCCGGCGGGACGGAGTCCTGCAGCTCGACGAGAAGATCTGGAGCCACGGACTCCGGCGCGATGACCATCGAGTCCGGCGACAAGGAGGCCACGACGAGCGGCGATTCCGAGTCCAGGGCGAGCGGCAAGTCGGAGTCCATGGCGAGGACGAAGAGAGGCGCGGCGTCTCGGCCGAAGAGAGGCAACAGGCGAGGAAGGAAGGCGAGGCGTGCGGCGTTAATTACGTCGGGGAACGAAGCGTGCGGCGTGGCGCAATTACTCCGTGTGCGGCGCGGCGCAAGTACGCAGGGGCAAAGAAGTCCAAGACCCACGCCTCGCCGCACGGACGACTTCTAATCTGCTCTGGCCGACGAAGCGCAAGACGACTTCTAATATTAACCCGGAGGGAGTATGTTCTTATAATCCTCTAAATTTATGAGATTTCGCAAGTATTTTTCAATACAAATCTAGGCATATGTTTTGTATGTTTCTAAACTAAATGATTCAACAAGTTGTTGAGGCTTGTGTTTTTTATGGTATAATTATCATAAACAATTTTTTGACAGGGAGAGTACAATTGTGGAACGGAGACGGTAGCGCTGTAGGTATTTGAAATGCCGTGAACCGGGTCCACGCGCAGCCAGGGCAGGCGCAAAATCAAATGCTGACGCATTCCGGTCCAATTCGTGCGCCCGCCAGCCATCCactgacttttttttttttttttacttccgCATCCCTAGTATCGCACACCTCTAGCTCTAGCTCCCTGCACCACAGTCCACAAGACATCATCCACGTGCCGTTCTCCACACCCTGAGCTCTCCTCTCCCGCTCCCGGCTCCCGCAAGCAACAGAGCGTCATCGCGCTAAAGCTCTTCCCCTTCGAACTCCCCGCCAATCCCCTGCAAACGACCAAGCGACCGCTCCAAAAACTTGGCCACGTCTCTTGTAAACTCCATCCCGGACAAAATCAAGTGATGATCCCTTCTTGTTCCGCAACATCGCTGATTCCAATCTTATCTGCGCGCCGCGCTGCATAGTTGGCGCCAGCGAGTGCGAAGTACCAACCAGGAGAGCACCATCATGCGACCGGAacggccattgccgccgccgccgccgtcacaaCAGACGGAGGAAGCGGCCGCGGGAGCACCAGGAATGGACGCGCCCACCAAGCTGCCAGACCCGGTGCCGTCGCCGATACTGCGGCACTCGTCTGCCAACTCGATGAGGCGGTCGCGGTCGCTGCGGTCCCTCATGGCCGACTCGCCGTCCGTCACCTTCGCGACCAATAACCTCAGGTCGGGCTCCAAGGCCGAGTCCACGGCATCGTCGCTCGAGAGCTTCCGGTTCCACCGCGACAGGTCCGCGTCGGGGACCCCCGCCGGGCTCGGGCGGGTGTCCACCAGGCGGTCCGCGTCCGAGCGCGCCAGCTCGCAGCGCGACCTCCACGACGAGGACGCGCGGTTCGTGTACATCAACGACGCGGAGCGCACGAATGCGCCGCCGGCCGGGCTCCCCGACAACTCGATCCACACCACCAAGTACACCGTTCTCACCTTCCTCCCGCGCAACCTCTACGAGCAGTTCCACCGTGTGGCCTACCTCTACTTCCTCGTGCTGGTGGCGCTGAACATGGTGCCGCAGCTCGGCGTGCTCTCGCCGGCCGCGTCCGTGCTCCCGCTGGCGTTCGTGCTCGGCGTGACGGCGGTGAAGGACGCGTACGAGGACTGGAGGCGGCACCGGTCCGACAAGAACGAGAACAACCGCACCGCGTCGGTGCTGGTGGGTGGCGTGTTCGTGCCCAAGTGTTGGAAGGAGGTGCAGGCGGGCGAGGTGCTGCGCGTGGTGGCCAACGAGACGCTGCCGTGCGACATGGTGCTGCTGTCGACGAGCGACCCCACCGGCGTCGCCTACGTGCAGACCATCAACCTCGACGGCGAGTCCAACCTCAAGACGCGGTACGCCAAACAGGAGACGATGCCCACGCCGGCCGAGGCGCTCGCGGGGGTCATCAAGTGCGAGCGGCCCAACCGCAACATCTACGGCTTCCTCGCCACGGTCGACCTCGACGGCCGCCGCGCCGTCTCGCTCGGCCCCTCCAACATCGTGCTCCGCGGGTGCGAGATCAAGAACACGGCCTGGGCCATCGGCGTGGCCGTCTACACCGGCCGGGACACCAAGGTGATGCTCAACAGCTCCGGGGCGCCGTCCAAGCGCAGCCGCCTGGAGACGCACATGAACCGCGAGGTCATCATGCTCGCCGTCGTCCTGTTCCTCCTCTGCGCCATCGTGTCGCTGCTCGCGGGCATCTGGCTCGGCCACCACAGTGACGAGCTCGGGGTGATCCCCTTCTTCGGCAAGAGGGACTTCTCGGACAAGGACGACCCGGACGCCACGTACAACTGGTACGGGATGGGCGCCGAGGTGGCCTTCACCTTCATGAAGTCGGTGATCACCTTCCAGGTGATGATCCCCATCGCGCTGTACATCTCCATGGAGATCGTCAGGGTCGGGCAGGCTTTCTTCATGGTGCAGGACAAGCACATGTTTGACGACAAGCGGCAGGCCAAGTTCCAGTGCCGCGCGCTCAACATCAACGAGGACCTGGGGCAGATCAAGTACGTGTTCTCCGACAAGACCGGCACGCTCACCGAGAATCGGATGGAGTTCCGGTGCGCCAGCGTGCACGGCGCCGACTTCAGCGACACTGCCGGCAGCGGTGGCGCCGACGACGGGCATTCTGTGATCGGTAAGCAGCATTCAGATACTTGGTTCAGTTGAACAAATATTCTCATTCATTCAGTCTGGTTGACTAGTCACCGAGGTTGGAAATCCGCTAGAATGAGGGTTCTGATAACGCTGACCAACAAATTGTCTAACTACCGGCTGCATTGGACACAAACTGAGCCCCTTTGGACCAACTAGAGATTGTGAAAATGCGGCTTGTAGCTTATTCAAATTCAGTGACAGTTTGACAAGTCATCTCCCTCTAGCTTTCGTCAGCTTTTTACGATCCACAATCTTGAACCAGTTTTTCGCAATCTGTAACCTATTTATACGCAGCTTTAATCATGCTACACTGTTCACCGTAATCGATGCTAGCGCTGTTTGAATAAGCCTTCGAATGCACTTTTCGACCCACACGGGCAAAAGCCTCTCCCTGGCCCCTGCAGTGACAAAGGCAAATGCATACGAAGCTGAGATTTCTGAAGCTTTTGGCACTCCTTTCAATCCCAGGGAGTGGATTGAAAAGGCCATGAGATTGCTGCAGCTTTTGTTGCCATGCATTTGTCCGTCCGTCCTTGATCAATGATCATCCCTAGCTGACATCCCTATCTGATAGGAATTACCAAACCTTCCTAACTAATCCAACACTTATCATTGTTTATGGATTCCGATGTCTCGATAAGTCGATAGCGATGAATCGTCATCATCATTCGATTGTTTTCCTGGACTTGGAGCCTGACACAGTCCAAAGAGCAATTACCCGGCCAAATGAGTGTGTCAGGCCGCTAGAGCAGTACTCTTTGCTGTCGTCTGTCGACCATGTCATGACTCATGagatttatttttaaaaaaacacGTTTCGAGAGAAAACAACTGCAATGCCAACATTTCTCAGTCTCAGCAAACGTGCAGTGCTCCAGTTTCTGAATCTGAGATTTTTTCTGTGTTGCGGTTGCGCCTGCAGGGGAGGACGGCGTTGTGCTGCGGCCGAAGACGGCCGTGAAGACGGACCCCAAGCTGGTGGCGCTGCTCAAGGACGGGGCCGGCGCGAACGCCGACCGCGCCCGCGACTTCTTCCTGACGCTGGCGACGTGCAACACCATCGTGCCGATCGCGGTCGAcgacgccgcggccgcggccgcggcggacCCGGACCCGGCGGCTGTGACTGCGAGGCTGCTGGAGTACCAGGGCGAGTCCCCCGACGAGCAGGCGCTGGTGTACGCCGCCGCGGCGTACGGGTACACGCTCGTGGAGCGCACCTCCGGGCACATCACCGTCGACGTGTTCGGCTCCAGGCAAAGGTACGTGCCGCTCTTCGTTGCTTCAGTTGGTTGCTAGTATTACATTGTTTTGGTGAATTGCTTGTTTGCTTGTTGCTCGCTTTCGAGTTGATCGCGTTGCCGTTTCCGCGGGTGAACGCATCCTAGTTTTCTGTTGTTCTGGATAACAAAGTTAAGACTCCTACTAGTGCATAATTGGGCGGTGCGATGGGATTGATCATTGATAGCAACACGTAGGCAGGTGTCGGGATTGATCGCGTCGCATGAGACAAGGGGGAAACAAACATACGAGGAATATGTTTTTTCCCCCAATGGTGTCACCAAATCTCGGGCCCGTCCGGCCTGATACGTAGTACGTTTCTACCTGCATCTGTGATGATCAGCGATAGGAGACTGCACATCAACTGCTCCACTTCGCTAGAGGGCAAACAGAGGAGACCTATGCATGCGCATGGATTCTACGCTGACTAGCCTCGTCAGGGTTTTGCACACCGGCAGATTGAGAGTGATTGACCAATGAAAACCGTTGCCCCAGTTCGCTGGTCTGCCGTGCACAGACCACCGGGCACCACGTTTTTCAGGCCAGGGGCACTGTACTTTGACGCTGAACATCTTTTAGCACGACGACGCGCAAAATCAGTAGTGTTAGACTGTCTTCGACGAAAACTCGTATAGACACCCAAACCTAAAATGGGTAACAAAAGATTTTAAATTAGTcttcaacagagtacctatacggaaAGATCTATTTTTAGTTACCTAAGCATCCTCTCTATTGAAAACCCATTTACAGAACAGATTCTCTTTTAAGtctggttgttggagaagatgtcgaatatgTATTAAATTTTTTATCTGTAGCGTTATTCAAATGATGAATATGACTTGTATTTTAGATGttattgttggagatagccttattCAGTCTGGGGAGTAGTTGCTGGTTGGTAGTAGCCATCACGGAACGAGAATTTGGTTGGCCCCTAGGGCCTTTTTCTAGGGAACGACCAGTCGGCGGCTAAGGCACCGTTCGGCTGGTTGAAAAACAATCGGAATTTACTGTAGCCAGCTGAAATTCACTGTTTACACTCTCATAAATTTTTTACAAATTCCTCTAGCTTCCTCTAAGCGTTATACGAGCACGGCCAAAACCGTCGGCTTCCATCAGGCATGAGGCTTCGCATCGGCAGAGAGAATAGAAGATTCAAACTAGCGACCTTTCTAGCTTTTTTTTTAAGCCTCTAGCGCCAGCCAAGTGTTAGCAGCACACTAGAGATGGAGCAGCAATTGCTTCAACACCAACTCAATCAAGCAACGATAGGAACAATCCGGTACAATTCGAATAGAATGCGAGGGAGGAAGCACAGCATAGGACTAGGAACAGAGAAGCAGAGCTAGAATCCTGGGTACAGTGAGAGGGAGGCTTGAGGGAAGATGAACAGCAACTAGAGGTaggaggaagatgaacagtaCAGCAAGAGGGTTCTGAATAATTCTTCGATGTCCTTCCTGGTTCTCTCTGCCTTCTCTTGTACTGACTCTAGACATACAAGCAGATTAGTGTGGTCATGGCCCATGTCCCTCCGTCAGTAGCAGGCGGCCTGTATAGCTGACACCAAGTCTGAAAGTGACGAGGATTATATATTCTTCAGTATCCGGGCCCAGCTGTTGTTACTTGCTCCTACGGAGTACAATTCAATTCAGAATTCAGAAGCCTGGAGCTAGTAGCCTATTGACGCTGCGGGCATGCATAGTTTTTTGTTTGCATGTACCACACATATGGGCCTGTTCGCTTTAACTTATCGAGTTTATTAGCtaaaatctatagtattttttttctcacaacaaatcaatcatgaccagcttatcagccgactttaatgGCCTCGGCACGTTTAGGTGAGCGAGAACGGTGCGCTGGATTTGACAGGTTGACGACCCCTTAGCCTAACACGCACACAGGCCACGCCTTTAGCAATCAATTCCGATAGAAAAAACTAAACGATGGAATGATCACTGAAATCTTTCGACCCCATCTAGAAGTGCATTTCCGATAGAGAAAACTAGGCGATGAAACGATCACGAAATCTTTCGAGTGCATTTCCGATAGAGAAAACTAGGCGATGAAACGATCACGAAATCTTTCGACCCGTGCCCTGTTCGCtagatcgtttctgtggcttataaatcggttgatgctgttttattatgagagaaaaatactatatcataaCTGATAAAAATGGCTGATAAGATCTAGCGAACATGCTGTAGAAGTGCACCATCATCCTCTCAATTAATGAATGGACACATGTGCGAGGAGCGAAGACTAAAAAGAGTGGAAGCCATCAACGTGTCAACTCCCAGATTGGCTCGCGAAGCTTCTACCGTGGCTTACATGCGGGGCCCAGGTCCGCCAAAAGCACACGGGATGCGTGTGCCATTCACATGTGGGCTTAGAGACCCTTCGCCAGTTAGTTGCTTCCACGATTATATCAAGGCCGCACAACAAATCTGAAAATATAATAGGAGCTCCCAAGTTATGAACAAGTCAAACCCGGCCCGGCGACGGGCCCACGGGCCCTGGCAACGCCACCAGCACGGCCTTTTCGGGTGGCGCAGCCAGGATTTGACCGTTCGCTGCGGTGCGGGGGCGGGCGGTCGATGGGAACCAGACGGCCGGGATGCTCCACAAGCCACATCCGCGCCCCCACGGCCGGCGGCGCCCCGAACAGGCCCCAGACCGGACGACTGACGCGCACGGCCGCCGGGCGCCAGATGTCGCGCGCGTTCCACCACGGGACCCTCCCGCTGCCGTGCTGCGTGCGTGGCCGgcggggccggccgccggcgtgATGGACCAAGACTTTTGGTAGCATCCGTGCGCTCACTGTGCCGTCCGCTTGGTCGATCGGTGTTGGCGTGCCGTGTAGGACGGAGCGAGGCTCGGCAAGTTCACCGTGCTCGCCATGGTTCACCCGACGTTGATTAGTCTTCAGCTTCACCCGTGGCGTGTCAACTGCAGTGGATTGATCACATCTTCATCACAAGGTTGTCTTTTCCACTCTACTATTGTTTTTAGCTGGACAACTCACCACGCGGATCGGAGAGATACTCCGCAGATGAACTTTCTTCTCGTCAAACATGCATGAACTTcattcacaagaaacccaaagacgcACTTAATAACGAAAAGAAAAAACACCCCaagaaacaaacaaacaaactggGAGTATTCTCCAATGTAACGATCAGCGTCGGTTAGTTCTGTGGACGATAGGATATATTAATAAACATGGAAATTCCCTCATGCCAAACCTGTTGCTATCGAACAAGCCTGTTTATTAGTACTACTACAATGGAGTACGAGTACTCTAATGTCTGCCGTTTTCCTGGAAAGGGAGAACTGACCAACCAGGCTCTCCagaggaagaaaggaaagaaatggCACATTATTTTGTCCTCTCCTACTAGCTCAatcaatcgtcgtacaagcaatccATCGTCCTATATCCATGCAGAATAAATCCACGGATAGTATAGATTGATAAAAAAAAATGTTCACAAGATAGAGAGAGAAGGGAGCATGAGCAGTCGGCTGGAATTGTTTTTTAGGAACCAATAGAACCATGCAGGCTCAGCCAATGAGCCAAGAGCTTGCACGTTTTTTTAAAGCGTATATCATGCATGCCCCGTGGCATCGGTCATGGGACTTGGACAAGGGCGTCGGAAGTCCAGTGGCGCAACGCAAGCACTGTCGTCATGCATGGCATGATCCGGCCGGTTCTAGAAGAAGCGGACGAGGGATGAGATGACCCGCCACGAAGTTTACAGGGCGCTAACGGACGTAGTTTATGCGCGGAAAAAGTCCCTTTCAGTCGTTAGAGGGGAGGCGGCTTCATGTCAACTGCTCCCTGCCCGAGCCGCTTGTCCGCAAGTTGACCCCGACCCGGCGGCTTAGTAGTTTTGTGCGTGGCTTATCGTGTGGATTAGGAGCAGCTCCCTGACAAGATTCTCTACTGATAGAGTAATAGGGCCCCGCGGATATTATTATACACGCCAACTTGTTTTAGCGTGATCGCAAGCCTAGCTTGCCGTGATTTAGAATCGAATTCAAAATGGTGGAGAAAAGAGGTACCTACGTGCGGGCACGGCAAAAGTCAGCAAGTCAGAGATCCTATTTTCgtagtacaagcacaatacacCCTTGTGATTTGATTGCCGTGCAAGTAATGCAAATCTGTcctacttttcttttttttttcctttttaagaACGGTGTATGATTAAGACGTGGAGCTGTTTAAAGCACGATGACCCCCCACATAGCAGGGTAATTCGTGCATACTAAATGACAGCGTAGTGCGTGACGAAGTGAATAAATGTTCTGTAAGAACAACCGATGAAAAAGAAAACATTGGCTAACACTTTGCTCCGCTGATTAAGATGTTTATATCTAAACATATATCCTATGTTGCTGCGCACTATATAAGCATCAATTCATCATATGGCCTATCATAAATTAATAAAAGTCTCTGCAATAGCGGCTATAGATGGTGCCTTGGAACTGGAAACTTAAGCACGAAGGGAAGCTTTCTTGATTCCTGAATAGGATGTGAAGCCTTTTTTCAGCCAGGAAAAGATTAAAGAGCAGCGCAATACTCCTTGCATCAACACCACCATGCAGATAGACCTCAGGTTTAACAGATCAGGACCCACTCGCGCGAAAAAGGAAGCATCAGTCACCCATCCGATCTGCCTTTCGGATCCGAAGGTTCAAGATCTCCTCCGCCCACGACACAAAGCAGACGCCGGCCGGGGCCGGGCCGGCACGCGGCACCGGCGCCCCAGGGACCAAACTGCCTTTGTTTAGTGGCCGCGAAAGCGAAACCCCTCGCCGTCCGCCCGCCCCCCCCACGGCACGCGCACGGAGCCCGCTCCCGTCCATCCTTGACTCCGCTGTGCTCCTCTCCTCATCCGTATGTGTGTGTGACAGCCTCATTTCTCCGCGATTTGCTGGGATGATTAGCAAGGAAAATGGGGTCAAAGAAATCAAAACAAGTCCGGCGTGCGTTAGCCCCATCCGCTTGTCGATTTTCTATGTGCTGTCAAGTGGAGCGGGGTGCGGAGCAGAGAGATCCACAGAAGCTTCCACGGGGACGGACAGCGTTACCAAACCTGAGCATCTTGAAGAGTTCCCTATCTGTCTTTCTAATACttgattttaaaaaaaaatagaaaaaatcacTCTTCAATAGTTCCTAAtccatcatcttaatatttaGGCACTTGAAAAACTGAGTCAgttccgcgtaactttacgcggctCTTGAGTCGCGCGGATCCTTCTCCCGCGTGGTTTCCGCCTTCGTGCCTTGGAGTCATGCGCTTTTCTCCGATCCTTCCCGCGCTGGTCTCCGTCGTCGCGCCAAAGAACTTCGACGATTGACGATGCCGGTACGTAGACGATCGACGCCACCAGTACGTAGACGATTGACGCCGCCGCGGGCTTCCTGCACGGCAACCATTGTGCCTTCCAGCTTGCCGGCGCTGCCCCCGCTATGTTTTGTTTTGCCACAGTCGCTAGGTTTGCAGGCCGCCGCCGCTAGGTTTGAATTGGGTAGCCGCGTCCTTCCTCTCTCGGTTGCTGTTTTGTTGTTCTCGCCTCCTGGGCCATGGCTTGGTGGCGCCGCAGAGAACGCCGCTGGCCACCAGCTGCCTGTGGTCGACCGTGGCTGTGGATTTGGGCGGCCATAGCGTCGGTGGCCGCCATGGGTACCTATGGCCGGCTGTGCCTGTGGCTGTGGCCATCCATGGCTCGCTGTGCCCTGCCAAGGCTGGTTGTGGCTGGCTACTGATAATGTGCTTGTCCATCAGATGATGGTACTGACCGGCACGATTGCCTGTTGGTGGCTGTTGTGCTTGTCTGCTGCTACTGGCCGGCTGTTGTGCTTGTCTGCTGCTAGTGACGGTGGAGGCGGTGGATgggagttggctgcggcggcATGGAGGTCGCGACGTGAGGGGTTCGACGCGTCATGTGACGTCTGGCGATAgaaaaaaaaagccaaaaaaatagatGTGAGACCtaaatttaattttttaaaagaaaTTTATTAGAAATTCTTGAGATGGTtttgtttttttcctctcaaTGTCTTTTTAGGAGTTATAAAATTATAAgttttaggagaaaaaaaaatagagaaccGGACGCTCTAATTCATTATTCTAAGGCTCTGCTtaattaggccctgtttagattccacccataatccaattttttttttcaaaattctccgtcacatcaaatcttgcggcatatacatggaacattaaatgtaggtaaaaagaataactaattgcacagtttatccgtaattagcgagacgaatcttttaagcctaaatagtccataattagacaatttttatcgaatacaaacgaaaatgctacagtaactcGAAGCCTAaaaattttttgcatctaaacggggccttagcagGCGAGCGGAGCACGCACGGAAGTCTTCGAGCTCCCCCTCTCCCTTGTCTGTCTCTCATACAAACGGTGCCGTCGCCCCGTCGTCCTCACCAACTCCGCCTGCCAGATTTTAAGCGCCATGGCCAAAACCATTTCCAGCGATCCACTTCTCCCTTCCTTTCCGTCTTCCTCCTCCCCGGCCTGCCGAAGCTGGAGTAACGGCGCCTGGTGAAAAATCCAATCTTTAATGCGGCAGTCACCCTAGTTACTCCCAGGCGTCCACCTCGGCCAACCGCCGGCGCCTCCTCCAGTCCTCCTCCTCGCTTGCTTTTACCTGCCAAAACCCAACTCGTCTTCCGCCAGGCTCTGCTCgtttccctccctcccctcccctgttCGCTCACCCGAACACGGCGACCGTcgcccgaccccgaccccgaccccgaccccgaccccgacccgcCGCTCCAAAATCCGACCTTCACGCGCGCGCCGGGAGCGGCATGCCCGGGAACGCGGGAGCTGGGACTCCGCGGCGGCTCCCGCTCGTCTGACGCCGCGCCCCGGTCAGCAGCGCCCACGCCTCGCCTCACGCTCGCCCGCCATGGCCGAGGACCACGGGTCGTCGCGGCACATGTCGGCGTCGCAGAAGGAGCTGGGCGACGAGGACGCCCGCGTGGTGCGCGTGGCCGACGCCGCGCGCACCAACGAGCGCCTCGACCTCGCCGGCAACGCCGTGCGCACCGCCAAGTACTCGCCGCTCACCTTCCTGCCGCGGAACCTCTTCGAGCAGTTCCACCGCCTCGCCTACGTCTACTTCCTCGTCATCGCCGTGCTCAACCAGCTGCCCCAGCTCGCCGTCTTCGGCCGGGGCGCCTCCGTCATGCCGCTCGCCTTCGTCCTCCTCGTCACCGCCGTCAAGGACGCGTACGAGGACTGGCGACGCCACCGCTCCGACCGCGCCGAGAACGGACGCCTCGCCGCGGTCCTCTCCCTCGGGGGCGGTGGCGTCCAGTTCGTCCCGACCGAGTGGAAGCACGTCCGCGTCGGCGACGTCGTGCGCGTCGTGTCCGACGAGTCGCTCCCGGCGGACATGGCCCTCCTCGCCACCAGCGAACCCACCGGCGTCGCCTACGTGCAGACGCTAAACCTTGACGGCGAGTCCAACCTCAAGACCCGCTACGCCAAGCAAGAGACGCTGTCCACGCCGCCCGTGCGCCTCGCCGGGGCCGTCATCCGCAGCGAGCGCCCCAACCGCAACATCTACGGCTTCCAGGCCAACCTCGAGCTCGAAGGGGAGACCCGCCGGATACCGCTCGGCCCGTCCAACATCGTGCTGCGCGGCTGCGAGCTCAAGAACACGGCCTGGGCCGTCGGCGTGGTGGTGTACGCGGGGCGGGAGACCAAGGCCATGCTCAACAACGCCGGCGCGCCCAAGAAGCGCAGCCGCCTGGAGACGCACATGAACCGCGAGACGCTCTTCCTCTCTGCCATCCTCGTCGTGCTCTGCTCCATCGTCGCCGCGCTCTCCGGCGTCTGGCTGCACACCCACGAGGAGGGGCTCGAGCTCGCGCAATTCTTTCACAAGAAGGACTACCTGCGCCGCGACAAGGACAATGACTACCGGAACTACAATTACTACGGCATCGCGGCCCAAATCGTGTTCATCTACCTCATGGCGGTCATCGTGTTCCAGATCATGATACCCATCTCGCTCTACATCTCCATGGAGCTGGTCAGGCTGGGGCAGGCCTACTTCATGATCCGAGACACGAGGCTGTACGACGAGTCCTCCAATTCGAGGTTCCAGTGCCGCGCTCTCAACATCAACGAGGACCTAGGCCAGATTAAGTGCATATTCTCCGATAAGACCGGCACGCTCACGCAGAATAAGATGGAGTTCCGGTGCGCGAGCGTTGACGGTATCGATTACAGTGACATCGCACGGCAGCGGCCTCCTGGTAGTATGGCATCTCCCTTATCCCATCAATTCTTTTGATTAGGAGAGCCA harbors:
- the LOC136532157 gene encoding phospholipid-transporting ATPase 1-like isoform X1; translation: MRPERPLPPPPPSQQTEEAAAGAPGMDAPTKLPDPVPSPILRHSSANSMRRSRSLRSLMADSPSVTFATNNLRSGSKAESTASSLESFRFHRDRSASGTPAGLGRVSTRRSASERASSQRDLHDEDARFVYINDAERTNAPPAGLPDNSIHTTKYTVLTFLPRNLYEQFHRVAYLYFLVLVALNMVPQLGVLSPAASVLPLAFVLGVTAVKDAYEDWRRHRSDKNENNRTASVLVGGVFVPKCWKEVQAGEVLRVVANETLPCDMVLLSTSDPTGVAYVQTINLDGESNLKTRYAKQETMPTPAEALAGVIKCERPNRNIYGFLATVDLDGRRAVSLGPSNIVLRGCEIKNTAWAIGVAVYTGRDTKVMLNSSGAPSKRSRLETHMNREVIMLAVVLFLLCAIVSLLAGIWLGHHSDELGVIPFFGKRDFSDKDDPDATYNWYGMGAEVAFTFMKSVITFQVMIPIALYISMEIVRVGQAFFMVQDKHMFDDKRQAKFQCRALNINEDLGQIKYVFSDKTGTLTENRMEFRCASVHGADFSDTAGSGGADDGHSVIGEDGVVLRPKTAVKTDPKLVALLKDGAGANADRARDFFLTLATCNTIVPIAVDDAAAAAAADPDPAAVTARLLEYQGESPDEQALVYAAAAYGYTLVERTSGHITVDVFGSRQRYDVLGLHEFDSDRKRMSVIIGCPDKSVKLFVKGADSSMFGVIDKTVNSDVVQSTEKHLHSYSSLGLRTLVIGMRELSQEEFQEWQMAYEKASTALLGRGNQLRNVAANIETNLHLLGATGIDDKLQDGVPEAIEKLREAGIKVWVLTGDKQETAISIGYSCKLLTRDMTQIVINSRSRDSCRKSLEDAIAMVNKYQSFSTDPQLRVPLALIIDGNSLVYIFDTDWEEKLFEIAIACDVVLCCRVAPLQKAGIVDLIKKRTSDMTLAIGDGANDVSMIQMADVGIGISGQEGRQAVMASDFAMGQFRFLVPLLLVHGHWNYQRMAYMILYNFYRNATFVFVLFWYVLYTGFTLTTAITEWSSVLYSVIYTAVPTIVVAILDKDLSRRTLLKYPQLYGPGQREENYNLRLFIFIMIDSVWQSLACFFIPYLAYRKSVIDGSSLGDLWTLSVVILVNIHLAMDVIRWNWITHVAIWGSIAATWICVVIIDSIPIMPGFWAIYKVMGTGLFWALLLVVTVVGMIPHFAAKAFSEYFIPSDIQIAREMKSQDFHDVTRPEVQMSTVSRA